The sequence CTAACCTACGGCTTCCATGCTCGGCCATGGCAGGTTTGACTCCGCTCCTATGGGCTGCCCTGGCTATGGCATGACCACCAGTGGCGTTTGTGATCAAAATTGCCAAAACCGCAATCACCACGTGGATGAAGAGCGCCAAGAATCGCCCGTCTCCCGTGCTT comes from Acetomicrobium sp. S15 = DSM 107314 and encodes:
- a CDS encoding monovalent cation/H(+) antiporter subunit G; the protein is STGDGRFLALFIHVVIAVLAILITNATGGHAIARAAHRSGVKPAMAEHGSRRLEMLPAKNDMYVPESPKMG